The following proteins are encoded in a genomic region of Dokdonia donghaensis DSW-1:
- a CDS encoding NHL repeat-containing protein, whose protein sequence is MKQFIIIVLTAMLIASCQEKKQTETRWVHTKTIALADVNPIGIAQGHKGIWLSDGDRNRVVLIDTSGIILKTIDSLDRPMHIATEKGILYIPQYGNDSVVSVLENLRINIAIKDSLDAPAGIAVKDSMMAIADFYNNRILYTLDCKTWSSFGKEGKAEGDFYYPTDVHLTESNIWVADAYNNRLQVFDKKGNHLKTIGEDQKMNAATGIFVSDTNVYATDFENDRVLVFDLEGNLKQVLDTDISKPTDLIIIDEVLYVTNYKGKSLSLYTQQEVEISGKDGHSTHNDHHDHEDHKD, encoded by the coding sequence ATGAAGCAGTTTATAATTATAGTATTGACAGCGATGCTTATAGCCAGCTGTCAAGAAAAAAAACAAACGGAAACACGCTGGGTACATACTAAAACTATAGCTCTTGCAGATGTAAACCCTATAGGTATCGCTCAAGGCCATAAAGGAATCTGGCTCAGTGATGGAGATCGTAATAGGGTAGTGTTAATAGATACAAGCGGCATAATTTTAAAAACCATAGACTCATTAGACAGGCCTATGCACATTGCTACCGAAAAGGGTATTCTCTACATACCGCAATATGGAAATGATAGTGTAGTTAGTGTTCTTGAAAATCTTAGAATTAATATTGCTATCAAAGACTCGCTAGATGCTCCGGCAGGAATAGCAGTAAAAGATAGTATGATGGCTATTGCAGATTTTTATAACAACCGTATACTCTATACATTAGATTGTAAAACTTGGTCGTCTTTTGGAAAAGAAGGAAAAGCAGAAGGAGATTTTTATTATCCCACAGATGTGCACTTAACAGAAAGTAATATCTGGGTGGCAGATGCTTATAATAACAGGCTGCAGGTGTTTGATAAAAAAGGCAATCATCTTAAAACCATAGGTGAAGACCAAAAGATGAATGCAGCAACTGGCATTTTTGTATCAGATACTAATGTTTATGCAACAGATTTTGAGAACGATAGAGTACTTGTTTTTGATCTAGAAGGAAATCTCAAGCAAGTGCTTGATACAGATATCTCAAAACCTACAGATTTAATCATAATTGATGAGGTGTTGTATGTGACAAATTATAAAGGCAAGTCATTAAGTCTCTACACCCAGCAAGAGGTAGAAATAAGTGGTAAAGATGGGCACAGTACTCATAATGATCATCACGACCACGAAGATCACAAAGACTAA
- a CDS encoding heavy-metal-associated domain-containing protein translates to MKIKAIILLVAVVMVSAFAKAQKTMDTFEVQVDGLGCPFCAYGLEKKFKEFKGIKKVVIDIETGDFSFQYPSEKNLTMQAVVKQVEKAGYTPITSKITRADGTVEANEANTTELSAESVVVTQQVLVAGKCGMCEARIINAAGNIPGVTAAAWKQDQQMMKVTYDKSQVTLDGIQSEIARIGHDTKAHKATDEAYANLPGCCKYERLDQ, encoded by the coding sequence ATGAAAATAAAAGCAATAATACTACTCGTAGCGGTTGTGATGGTTTCCGCTTTCGCGAAAGCGCAAAAAACAATGGATACATTTGAAGTGCAAGTAGACGGTCTAGGTTGTCCATTTTGTGCCTACGGATTAGAGAAAAAATTTAAAGAGTTTAAAGGCATTAAAAAGGTGGTAATAGATATTGAGACAGGAGACTTCTCTTTTCAATATCCTTCAGAAAAGAATCTTACAATGCAGGCTGTTGTAAAACAAGTAGAAAAGGCGGGTTATACACCTATCACTTCAAAAATCACAAGAGCAGATGGTACTGTAGAGGCAAACGAGGCAAATACAACAGAGCTCTCTGCAGAGAGTGTAGTAGTGACCCAGCAAGTGCTTGTGGCTGGCAAGTGTGGTATGTGCGAGGCACGTATTATAAATGCTGCGGGTAATATACCTGGCGTAACGGCTGCCGCCTGGAAACAGGATCAACAAATGATGAAGGTTACTTATGACAAGAGCCAGGTCACACTAGACGGCATACAGTCTGAAATTGCAAGAATAGGCCACGATACAAAAGCTCATAAAGCTACAGATGAGGCTTATGCAAACCTACCTGGATGTTGTAAATATGAACGTTTAGATCAATAA
- a CDS encoding HYC_CC_PP family protein → MKAIFHNIMSVLLAVLVLGSTMSFTISKHYCGEHLVDVSIFGEAQACEMQEALTHKYGDDHSKKMECCSDQETVLDAQDELKHHFEDFSLENLEFIEAYTHTYLLLFDTVVKKVVITDRYLPPLITQDYQELFEQYLI, encoded by the coding sequence ATGAAAGCAATTTTCCATAATATAATGTCTGTCCTTCTAGCGGTATTAGTGCTAGGGTCTACGATGTCTTTTACGATATCAAAGCATTATTGTGGTGAGCATCTTGTAGATGTAAGCATTTTTGGAGAGGCACAAGCTTGTGAGATGCAAGAAGCACTTACTCACAAATATGGGGATGACCATTCTAAAAAAATGGAATGCTGTTCAGATCAAGAAACTGTACTTGACGCACAAGATGAGCTCAAACATCACTTTGAAGATTTCTCGCTAGAGAATCTTGAATTTATTGAGGCTTACACGCACACTTACTTATTACTATTTGATACAGTTGTAAAAAAAGTAGTAATAACAGACAGGTACTTGCCACCACTTATAACGCAAGATTACCAAGAGCTCTTTGAGCAATACCTAATTTGA
- a CDS encoding transporter, whose translation MKKYIMALLAIAIATVLNAQETQTQNPWSSNRPDGHAPISVMGDHTHKKSEFMVSYRYMNMQMNDLKRGSDDVSFESVLLPNGGEYMVTPTDMPMDMHMLGAMYALSDKVTLAAMLGSTSMDMQHLTAMGGNFETSSSGITDLKISGLVTLFNKNRQQLHAKVGVSLPTGSIDEIDVTPASMGNEVILPYPMQLGSGTLDALLGATYIWQSDSFSGGNQLDAVVRTGTNDRDYRLGNSYALNNWVAYKATDWISFSARVKGTVVSEIDGANPDLNSLMVITADTRNSGGTYIDGGLGFNLYANKGTLKNVRFGFEFATPLLQDVNGVQLKRKETITAGLQYAF comes from the coding sequence ATGAAAAAATATATAATGGCTTTGCTAGCAATAGCAATTGCTACAGTGTTAAACGCACAAGAAACTCAAACTCAAAACCCTTGGTCTAGTAATCGTCCAGACGGTCACGCACCTATCTCTGTAATGGGGGATCACACTCATAAAAAAAGTGAGTTTATGGTTTCTTACAGATATATGAATATGCAAATGAATGACCTCAAACGAGGGAGTGATGATGTGAGTTTTGAAAGCGTGTTACTTCCTAATGGAGGGGAGTATATGGTAACTCCTACAGATATGCCTATGGATATGCATATGCTAGGGGCAATGTATGCCTTATCAGATAAAGTAACGCTAGCTGCAATGCTAGGATCTACATCTATGGATATGCAGCACCTCACTGCAATGGGAGGAAATTTTGAGACTTCTTCTAGTGGTATCACAGACCTTAAAATTTCTGGCTTAGTGACACTTTTTAATAAAAATAGACAGCAATTGCACGCAAAGGTTGGGGTATCACTACCTACAGGGAGTATAGATGAGATAGATGTAACACCAGCCTCTATGGGTAATGAAGTTATATTGCCTTACCCTATGCAGTTAGGTAGTGGTACGCTAGACGCACTACTAGGAGCAACATATATCTGGCAGTCAGACTCTTTTTCTGGAGGTAACCAGCTAGATGCTGTTGTGCGCACGGGTACTAATGATCGTGACTACCGTTTGGGTAATAGTTATGCGCTTAATAACTGGGTGGCTTACAAAGCAACAGATTGGATTAGTTTTTCTGCAAGAGTAAAAGGAACTGTCGTCTCAGAAATAGATGGTGCAAATCCAGATTTAAATTCGCTTATGGTAATCACTGCAGATACTAGAAACTCTGGTGGTACTTATATAGATGGAGGTCTAGGCTTTAACCTTTATGCAAATAAAGGAACGCTCAAAAATGTGCGTTTTGGGTTTGAGTTTGCAACACCACTTTTACAAGATGTAAATGGTGTACAACTTAAGCGCAAGGAGACAATAACTGCCGGCTTGCAGTATGCTTTCTAG
- a CDS encoding DUF3347 domain-containing protein → MKNVFFVAIAIALFSCKQHQEAEVKTAPSQHSDTAVITSTGDLNVTEEFVEVTFKTEEATQVHRAYLNLKGAFVNTDAEDAASVAKDFSQMLTVVPSADTLSALKSYLDQIATSTNVDRQREVFEDVSKSVEVYLSGQLATGSLIKQYCPMAFEGKGAYWLSDSKEIRNPYYGDKMLKCGVVDKEIR, encoded by the coding sequence ATGAAAAATGTATTTTTTGTAGCCATCGCAATCGCGTTATTTTCTTGTAAGCAACATCAAGAGGCAGAAGTAAAAACAGCACCGTCGCAACATAGTGATACGGCAGTAATAACCTCTACTGGAGATCTTAATGTGACAGAAGAGTTTGTTGAGGTGACTTTTAAAACAGAAGAGGCTACACAAGTACATCGCGCTTATTTAAACCTTAAGGGAGCCTTTGTAAACACAGATGCAGAAGATGCAGCATCTGTCGCAAAGGATTTTAGCCAGATGCTTACTGTAGTACCTAGTGCAGATACTCTTTCTGCTTTAAAATCTTATCTAGATCAAATCGCTACATCTACTAATGTAGATAGGCAACGTGAAGTTTTTGAGGATGTGTCAAAAAGCGTTGAGGTATACCTTTCTGGTCAACTTGCAACTGGATCACTCATAAAGCAATATTGCCCTATGGCTTTTGAAGGTAAAGGTGCTTACTGGTTATCAGATTCTAAAGAAATACGCAATCCTTACTACGGTGATAAAATGCTTAAGTGCGGCGTAGTAGATAAGGAGATACGATAA
- a CDS encoding exosortase F system-associated membrane protein, with protein MHKVFYMLLAVLCLFGLLFIRFRESVLFYDPLIDYFHGDYQNTPLPTFAKGKLMMHIFFRYSLNMLLSLGLLWAVFRDRGIIKFTVVFYAVVFIVLSIVYYILLHHHTPSEYMGLFYVRRFLIQPLLVFLLLPAFFYYRKVNK; from the coding sequence ATGCATAAGGTATTCTATATGTTGCTAGCTGTGCTATGCCTGTTTGGGTTGCTTTTTATACGCTTTCGCGAAAGCGTACTCTTCTACGATCCTCTCATAGATTATTTTCACGGAGATTATCAAAACACGCCACTGCCTACTTTTGCAAAAGGCAAGTTAATGATGCATATATTTTTTAGATACTCGTTAAATATGCTGTTGTCGCTGGGCTTGCTCTGGGCTGTCTTTAGAGATAGGGGTATTATTAAGTTTACGGTCGTATTTTATGCAGTTGTTTTTATTGTGCTCAGTATCGTTTACTATATTTTGTTACATCACCATACACCCTCTGAGTATATGGGGCTTTTTTATGTGCGCCGTTTTTTAATCCAGCCATTACTTGTTTTCTTATTATTGCCGGCATTTTTTTATTACCGCAAGGTAAATAAGTGA
- the xrtF gene encoding exosortase family protein XrtF encodes MLKLVRKYKPVLRFLAIFIGSYLVFVSLYQLFLTYGASSRYFPDYITHNVAKQSQALITAFGYDMKVEPSTWEPAMNLTMNGKTLARVLEGCNAVSVMLLFVSFMLAFFGDVKRTLLFIFGGVVLLYGMNVLRIALLTIGIYEYPAYADVLHGTIFPAVIYGTVFLLWLGWINSYKKPVKDA; translated from the coding sequence TTGCTCAAATTAGTCCGCAAATATAAGCCCGTCCTCCGATTTTTAGCCATATTTATAGGAAGTTATTTGGTTTTCGTGTCGCTTTACCAACTATTTTTAACCTATGGAGCTAGTAGTCGCTATTTTCCCGATTATATTACACATAACGTTGCAAAACAAAGTCAGGCATTAATTACTGCTTTTGGGTATGATATGAAGGTAGAACCTAGTACTTGGGAGCCCGCTATGAATCTCACTATGAACGGTAAAACCCTCGCTCGCGTATTAGAAGGTTGTAATGCCGTAAGTGTGATGCTGCTTTTTGTGTCTTTTATGCTTGCATTTTTTGGAGATGTAAAAAGAACACTACTTTTCATTTTTGGAGGAGTCGTACTTCTCTATGGTATGAATGTCTTGCGCATCGCCTTACTTACAATAGGTATTTATGAATACCCAGCATATGCAGATGTACTACACGGCACTATCTTTCCGGCGGTTATTTATGGTACCGTATTCTTGCTGTGGCTAGGCTGGATAAACTCTTATAAAAAACCTGTAAAAGATGCATAA
- a CDS encoding GAF domain-containing protein, which produces MAFEDLKIQVSSIASNNEGSAKDKMTAICELLQEHIDYYDWVGFYMANHEARTLHLEAFAGEPTDHTVIPFGKGICGQVAESNENFVVPDVKAQDNYIACSITVKSEIVIPLFKDGKNIGQIDIDSNKVDPFTKADEDFLEFVNEKVAALL; this is translated from the coding sequence ATGGCTTTTGAAGATTTAAAAATACAAGTAAGCAGCATTGCCTCAAATAATGAAGGCAGTGCAAAGGATAAAATGACAGCAATTTGTGAGCTGTTACAAGAACATATAGACTACTATGACTGGGTAGGTTTTTATATGGCAAATCACGAGGCACGCACATTGCACCTTGAAGCTTTTGCTGGAGAGCCTACAGACCATACAGTTATCCCTTTCGGGAAAGGAATTTGCGGTCAAGTAGCAGAGTCTAATGAAAACTTTGTAGTTCCAGATGTGAAGGCGCAAGATAATTACATAGCCTGCTCCATCACTGTTAAGAGTGAGATAGTAATCCCACTTTTTAAAGATGGAAAAAATATAGGCCAGATAGATATAGATTCAAATAAAGTAGATCCTTTTACTAAGGCAGATGAAGATTTTCTAGAGTTTGTAAACGAGAAAGTTGCTGCTCTTCTATAA
- a CDS encoding ABC transporter permease, with the protein MLIYFRALGESFRFAVNALRNNKTRTFLSLMGVTVGIFSIIGVLAAVDSLEKDIKGSLSSLDSNSMIICHISFGPSEVPRWKRERFPLVTYDDYQNLQRNLPGLGAINYSMNVAAQKVSYEGTVIESVRIDNATEGLYDIERLEFEDGRFFNERESVNGAPVAVIGSILRDNLFGVGVNPVGKQVKTLSRKFTIIGVLKKEGINAFGDSKDEKLVVPVNIIRRIYGDNNRSTFPTITIIPEEGGDPDELYALTEQKMRQGRSIKSGDDSNFFINRLSGFADAIDGIISILTLVGWGIGGFSLLVGGFGIANIMFVSVKERTNLIGIQKALGAKRRFILFQFLFESILLSIFGGLIGLIMVQVVVWLLDVSKIAGDFEFVLSFDNIFLGLFTTFVIGIIAGIVPAIGASKLDPVEAIRTGM; encoded by the coding sequence ATGCTTATATATTTTCGAGCCTTAGGGGAGAGTTTTAGATTTGCTGTAAATGCCTTGCGCAATAATAAGACCCGTACCTTTCTTTCACTAATGGGTGTAACGGTAGGAATCTTTTCTATTATAGGGGTACTTGCCGCTGTAGATTCACTTGAGAAAGATATAAAGGGAAGCCTATCTTCCCTAGATTCTAACTCAATGATAATTTGTCATATTTCTTTTGGTCCTAGTGAGGTGCCACGCTGGAAAAGGGAGCGCTTTCCACTTGTAACTTATGATGATTACCAAAACTTACAACGTAACCTTCCCGGTCTAGGTGCAATAAACTACTCGATGAACGTGGCTGCTCAAAAAGTAAGCTACGAAGGCACGGTTATAGAAAGTGTTAGAATAGATAATGCTACAGAAGGATTATATGATATTGAGAGGTTAGAGTTTGAGGATGGTCGTTTTTTTAATGAGCGGGAGTCTGTTAATGGTGCGCCTGTTGCCGTGATAGGATCTATATTGAGAGATAATCTTTTTGGTGTAGGAGTAAACCCAGTAGGTAAGCAAGTAAAAACATTAAGTAGAAAGTTTACGATTATAGGGGTACTTAAGAAAGAGGGCATAAATGCCTTTGGAGATTCTAAAGACGAAAAATTAGTAGTGCCAGTAAATATCATACGTCGAATATATGGAGATAATAACAGATCTACATTTCCTACCATAACAATTATCCCAGAGGAGGGAGGTGATCCAGATGAACTCTATGCACTTACCGAACAAAAAATGAGGCAAGGTCGCTCTATAAAATCTGGAGATGATAGCAATTTTTTTATTAATAGGTTGAGCGGCTTTGCAGATGCTATAGATGGTATAATAAGCATACTTACATTAGTAGGGTGGGGTATAGGTGGTTTTTCACTTCTAGTAGGAGGTTTTGGTATCGCAAATATTATGTTTGTGAGTGTGAAAGAACGTACCAACCTTATAGGTATACAAAAAGCACTAGGAGCAAAGCGTAGATTTATATTATTTCAATTTCTTTTTGAGTCTATCTTACTTTCTATTTTTGGAGGGCTAATAGGTTTAATAATGGTACAAGTAGTCGTCTGGTTGCTAGATGTTTCAAAAATAGCCGGTGATTTTGAGTTTGTGCTGTCTTTTGATAATATCTTCTTAGGTCTGTTTACGACTTTTGTTATTGGGATTATAGCCGGTATTGTACCCGCTATAGGAGCTTCAAAATTAGATCCTGTAGAGGCTATTAGAACAGGGATGTAG